Proteins encoded together in one Triticum dicoccoides isolate Atlit2015 ecotype Zavitan chromosome 7B, WEW_v2.0, whole genome shotgun sequence window:
- the LOC119338039 gene encoding E3 ubiquitin-protein ligase DA2L-like, whose amino-acid sequence MGNRVGGRRRRPPVDERYTAPQGLYPHPDIDLKKLRRLILEAKLAPCHPGTDDPRPDLDECPICFLFYPSLNRSKCCAKGICTECFLQMKSPTSCRPTQCPYCKMLNYAVEYRGVKTKEEKGVEQIEEQRVIEAQIRMRHQELQDDAERLKNKQVAASTDEVTTARVESCDTGGTSTPAASGAQGNDAATGQVQHSELLLKNAERLRQMRDNNFDMDLEEVMLMEAIWLSVQDQEALGNPGSIGAVPPTLPLRCYDASGAASAEAAPSGGFACAVAALAEQQHMLGDPSSAATCQTSRHDILSRSQRSFTEDLSIAGSSSSATRVEEPSNGRTPQARDGADYSNNDGWSEAAEASTSCAGSDITVEAGAASLAAAASDVSSIGSGNVPDSFEEQMMLAMALSLVDARGVGGSPPGIAWR is encoded by the exons atGGGGAACCGGgtcggggggcggcggcggcgcccgccGGTGGACGAGCGCTACACGGCGCCGCAGGGGCTGTACCCGCACCCGGACATCGACCTCAAGAAGCTGCGCCGCCTCATCCTCGAGGCCAAGCTCGCGCCCTGCCACCCGGGCACCGACGACCCCAGGCCCGACCTCGACGAGTGCCCAATCTGCTTCCTG TTCTATCCCAGCCTCAACCGCTCCAAGTGCTGCGCCAAGGGGATTTGCACCG AGTGCTTCCTCCAGATGAAGTCGCCCACCTCCTGCCGGCCCACACA GTGTCCGTACTGCAAGATGCTGAACTACGCCGTGGAGTACCGCGGCGTCAAGACGAAAGAGGAGAAGGGCGTCGAGCAGATT GAGGAGCAGAGGGTGATCGAGGCGCAGATCAGGATGCGGCATCAGGAGCTCCAGGACGACGCCGAGCGGCTCAAGAACAAGCAGGTTGCTGCTTCGACCGACGAAGTAACAACCGCACGAGTTGAGTCCTGCGATACCGGTGGCACATCCACCCCAG CTGCAAGCGGTGCCCAAGGCAATGATGCGGCCACAGGTCAAGTACAGCATTCGGAGCTGCTATTGAAGAATGCTGAACGCTTAAGGCAGATGCG GGATAATAATTTCGATATGGATCTTGAAGAAGTTATGCTTATGGAAGCGATTTGGCTTTCTGTGCAA GATCAGGAAGCCTTAGGAAATCCAGGGAGCATAGGTGCTGTGCCACCAACACTTCCTCTAAGATGCTACGATGCATCTGGGGCCGCTTCAGCAGAAGCAGCTCCATCCGGTGGATTCGCCTGCGCGGTCGCGGCCCTAGCGGAGCAACAACACATGCTTGGAGACCCTTCCAGCGCAGCCACCTGCCAAACATCAAGACACGACATTCTCAGCAGGTCACAGAGGTCCTTCACGGAGGACCTGAGCATAGCCGGGAGCAGTTCCTCGGCCACCAGGGTCGAGGAACCATCAAACGGCAGAACGCCGCAGGCAAGAGACGGCGCGGACTACTCCAACAACGACGGGTGGTCGGAGGCGGCCGAGGCCAGCACCAGCTGCGCCGGCTCCGACATTACGGTAGAGGCCGGGGCCGCCAGTCTGGCGGCGGCTGCTTCGGACGTGTCTAGCATCGGTTCGGGCAACGTCCCCGACAGCTTTGAGGAGCAGATGATGCTGGCCATGGCGCTCTCGCTGGTCGACGCCCGGGGGGTCGGAGGCTCTCCTCCAGGGATAGCTTGGCGGTAG
- the LOC119337013 gene encoding protein IQ-DOMAIN 1-like isoform X2, which translates to MGSGDWFKTIISKKKSKRGKSKHAKVAAQRNGANLPQQKPSNAPSSSSDPEDNAALEDWAATRIQNAFRRHKARRTLRCLRGVKRLRIVGQSNPVTKQTSATLSYIQSWNKLQAELRNRRAFMVTEGRNRKKKQENQVKLDAKLQNLQVAWNGGSNTMDEIVARIHLREEAAVKRERAMAYAFNHQWRAKSATSQGNFNYGVGNGGWGWSWMDRWIAARPWEPRSMVTPENPKKGQSKKDNTSTNQSALKLQGAISLSNNTSDRKVPKKKSSPSPDKKKPVARTEQKPVAKTEQKPKAAGPPKAKSKDMKRNQEKQQQPAVSAITA; encoded by the exons ATGGGGTCCGGGGACTGGTTCAAGACCATCATCAGCAAGAAGAAGTCGAAACGGGGCAAGTCAAAGCACGCAAAG GTTGCTGCGCAACGCAATGGAGCCAACCTGCCGCAGCAAAAGCCCAGCAACGCTCCTTCTTCCAGCAGCGACCCTGAAGACAATGCAGCGCTGGAGGACTGGGCGGCTACCCGGATCCAGAACGCGTTTCGGCGCCACAAG GCAAGGAGGACGCTCCGTTGCCTGAGGGGAGTTAAAAGACTGCGCATTGTTGGCCAGAGCAATCCGGTTACCAAGCAGACCAGTGCCACATTGAGCTACATACAGTCTTGGAACAAGTTGCAGGCTGAGCTAAGAAACCGGCGCGCTTTCATGGTCACTGAAGGGCGCAacaggaagaagaagcaagagaaCCAAGTCAAGCTTGACGCGAAGCTCCAAAATTTGCAG GTTGCATGGAATGGAGGCTCCAACACCATGGATGAAATAGTTGCCAGGATACATCTAAGGGAAGAAGCAGCAGTGAAGCGTGAGCGAGCCATGGCCTATGCGTTTAACCATCAG TGGAGGGCAAAGTCTGCCACAAGCCAAGGGAACTTCAACTATGGGGTCGGGAACGGCGGCTGGGGCTGGAGCTGGATGGACCGCTGGATCGCTGCACGACCATGGGAGCCCCGATCCATGGTCACGCCTGAAAACCCAAAGAAGGGACAATCAAAGAAGGACAACACCAGCACAAACCAGTCAGCTCTGAAGCTACAAGGCGCAATCAGTCTAAGCAACAACACCAGTGACCGGAAAGTTCCCAAGAAGAAGTCATCCCCATCTCCTGACAAGAAGAAACCGGTAGCGAGAACAGAGCAGAAACCGGTAGCGAAAACAGAGCAGAAACCAAAGGCGGCCGGCCCTCCCAAGGCGAAGTCGAAGGACATGAAGAGGAACCAAGAGAAGCAGCAGCAACCCGCGGTTTCTGCGATCACTGCTTGA
- the LOC119337013 gene encoding protein IQ-DOMAIN 1-like isoform X1, translating to MGSGDWFKTIISKKKSKRGKSKHAKKVAAQRNGANLPQQKPSNAPSSSSDPEDNAALEDWAATRIQNAFRRHKARRTLRCLRGVKRLRIVGQSNPVTKQTSATLSYIQSWNKLQAELRNRRAFMVTEGRNRKKKQENQVKLDAKLQNLQVAWNGGSNTMDEIVARIHLREEAAVKRERAMAYAFNHQWRAKSATSQGNFNYGVGNGGWGWSWMDRWIAARPWEPRSMVTPENPKKGQSKKDNTSTNQSALKLQGAISLSNNTSDRKVPKKKSSPSPDKKKPVARTEQKPVAKTEQKPKAAGPPKAKSKDMKRNQEKQQQPAVSAITA from the exons ATGGGGTCCGGGGACTGGTTCAAGACCATCATCAGCAAGAAGAAGTCGAAACGGGGCAAGTCAAAGCACGCAAAG AAGGTTGCTGCGCAACGCAATGGAGCCAACCTGCCGCAGCAAAAGCCCAGCAACGCTCCTTCTTCCAGCAGCGACCCTGAAGACAATGCAGCGCTGGAGGACTGGGCGGCTACCCGGATCCAGAACGCGTTTCGGCGCCACAAG GCAAGGAGGACGCTCCGTTGCCTGAGGGGAGTTAAAAGACTGCGCATTGTTGGCCAGAGCAATCCGGTTACCAAGCAGACCAGTGCCACATTGAGCTACATACAGTCTTGGAACAAGTTGCAGGCTGAGCTAAGAAACCGGCGCGCTTTCATGGTCACTGAAGGGCGCAacaggaagaagaagcaagagaaCCAAGTCAAGCTTGACGCGAAGCTCCAAAATTTGCAG GTTGCATGGAATGGAGGCTCCAACACCATGGATGAAATAGTTGCCAGGATACATCTAAGGGAAGAAGCAGCAGTGAAGCGTGAGCGAGCCATGGCCTATGCGTTTAACCATCAG TGGAGGGCAAAGTCTGCCACAAGCCAAGGGAACTTCAACTATGGGGTCGGGAACGGCGGCTGGGGCTGGAGCTGGATGGACCGCTGGATCGCTGCACGACCATGGGAGCCCCGATCCATGGTCACGCCTGAAAACCCAAAGAAGGGACAATCAAAGAAGGACAACACCAGCACAAACCAGTCAGCTCTGAAGCTACAAGGCGCAATCAGTCTAAGCAACAACACCAGTGACCGGAAAGTTCCCAAGAAGAAGTCATCCCCATCTCCTGACAAGAAGAAACCGGTAGCGAGAACAGAGCAGAAACCGGTAGCGAAAACAGAGCAGAAACCAAAGGCGGCCGGCCCTCCCAAGGCGAAGTCGAAGGACATGAAGAGGAACCAAGAGAAGCAGCAGCAACCCGCGGTTTCTGCGATCACTGCTTGA